In Pseudomonas putida, a genomic segment contains:
- the rplM gene encoding 50S ribosomal protein L13, with protein MKTFTAKPETVKREWFVVDAAGQTLGRLATEIASRLRGKHKPEYTPHVDTGDYIVVINAEQIRVTGAKSSDKMYYSHSGFPGGIKEINFEKLIAKAPERVIETAVKGMLPKNPLGRDMYRKLKVYAGAAHPHTAQQPQELKI; from the coding sequence ATGAAAACTTTTACTGCTAAACCGGAAACAGTAAAGCGCGAGTGGTTCGTAGTCGACGCCGCTGGCCAGACCCTGGGTCGTCTGGCTACCGAAATCGCTAGCCGTCTGCGTGGCAAGCACAAACCAGAATACACCCCGCACGTTGACACCGGCGACTACATCGTCGTCATCAACGCCGAGCAGATTCGTGTAACTGGCGCCAAGTCTTCCGACAAGATGTACTACTCCCACTCCGGCTTCCCGGGCGGTATCAAGGAAATCAACTTCGAGAAGCTGATCGCCAAGGCCCCTGAGCGTGTTATCGAAACCGCGGTCAAAGGCATGCTGCCTAAGAACCCGCTGGGTCGCGACATGTACCGTAAGCTGAAAGTGTACGCGGGTGCTGCTCACCCACACACTGCTCAGCAGCCTCAAGAACTGAAGATCTAA
- the mraZ gene encoding division/cell wall cluster transcriptional repressor MraZ: MFRGANAVSLDAKGRLAMPSRYRDELDSRCNGQLIVTIDAVDPCLCVYPLDEWEQIEAKLRALPSLREENRRLQRLLIGNAVDLELDGSGRFLVPPRLREYAKLDKKAMLVGQLNKFQLWDEDAWNAVSAADLAAIQQPGAMPDDLRDLIL; this comes from the coding sequence GTGTTCCGCGGAGCCAACGCCGTCAGCCTCGATGCCAAGGGCCGTCTCGCAATGCCGAGCCGGTACCGCGACGAGCTCGATTCGCGTTGCAATGGTCAGCTGATCGTGACCATCGACGCCGTGGACCCCTGCTTGTGTGTTTATCCCCTCGATGAGTGGGAACAGATTGAAGCCAAGTTGCGCGCCTTGCCGTCGTTGCGTGAGGAAAACCGTCGCCTGCAGCGTTTGCTGATCGGCAATGCGGTGGACCTGGAGCTCGATGGCAGTGGGCGTTTCCTGGTGCCGCCCCGTCTGCGTGAGTACGCCAAGCTCGACAAGAAGGCGATGCTGGTGGGGCAACTGAACAAATTCCAGCTGTGGGATGAGGATGCCTGGAACGCGGTTTCGGCGGCCGACCTCGCAGCTATTCAACAACCGGGCGCGATGCCCGACGATTTACGTGACCTGATCCTGTGA
- the rsmI gene encoding 16S rRNA (cytidine(1402)-2'-O)-methyltransferase yields MTDVAGASKSAVGTLYVVATPIGNLDDMSARALKVLGGVALIAAEDTRHSIRLLQHFGIDTPLAACHEHNERDEGGRFITKLLAGEDVALVSDAGTPLISDPGYHLVRQARAAGVNVVPVPGACALIAALSAAGLPSDRFIFEGFLPAKAAGRRARLEQVKEEPRTLIFYEAPHRILEFLEDMEAVFGGERPALLARELTKTFETLKGLPLAELRAFVAGDSNQQRGECVVLVGGWAAPEGEQAISAEAMRVLDLLLAELPLKRAAALAAQITGVRKNLLYQAALEKQNSQ; encoded by the coding sequence GTGACTGATGTGGCAGGGGCTTCGAAATCCGCGGTGGGTACGCTGTACGTGGTCGCGACGCCGATCGGCAACCTCGACGACATGAGCGCGCGCGCGCTGAAGGTGCTGGGTGGCGTGGCGTTGATCGCCGCCGAGGACACCCGGCATTCCATTCGCTTGCTGCAGCACTTCGGTATCGACACGCCGCTGGCGGCCTGCCACGAACACAACGAGCGCGACGAAGGCGGGCGCTTCATCACCAAGCTGCTGGCCGGCGAGGACGTGGCGCTGGTCTCCGATGCCGGTACGCCGCTGATCTCCGACCCTGGCTATCACCTGGTCCGCCAGGCCCGGGCGGCGGGGGTGAACGTGGTGCCGGTGCCGGGAGCGTGTGCGCTGATCGCCGCGCTTTCTGCCGCAGGTCTGCCATCGGATCGCTTCATCTTCGAAGGCTTCCTGCCGGCCAAGGCCGCAGGGCGCCGCGCGCGCCTGGAGCAGGTGAAGGAAGAGCCGCGCACCCTTATCTTCTACGAAGCGCCGCACCGCATCCTCGAATTCCTCGAGGACATGGAGGCGGTGTTCGGAGGGGAGCGCCCGGCGCTGCTGGCTCGTGAATTGACCAAAACCTTCGAGACCCTCAAGGGCCTGCCGCTGGCCGAACTGCGCGCTTTCGTGGCCGGCGACAGCAATCAGCAGCGCGGCGAATGCGTGGTGCTGGTCGGTGGTTGGGCGGCGCCCGAGGGTGAGCAGGCGATCAGCGCCGAGGCCATGCGCGTGCTCGACCTGTTGCTGGCGGAACTGCCACTCAAGCGTGCGGCAGCGTTGGCGGCCCAAATCACGGGTGTGCGCAAGAACCTGCTGTATCAGGCGGCCCTGGAAAAACAGAATTCCCAGTAA
- the rpsI gene encoding 30S ribosomal protein S9 produces the protein MSATQNYGTGRRKTATARVFLRPGTGNISINNRSLDVFFGRETARMVVRQPLELTETVEKFDIYVTVAGGGVSGQAGAIRHGITRALMEYDETLRGALRRAGYVTRDAREVERKKVGLRKARKRPQYSKR, from the coding sequence ATGTCGGCGACTCAAAATTACGGCACTGGCCGTCGCAAGACCGCAACCGCTCGCGTTTTCCTGCGTCCGGGTACTGGTAACATCTCCATCAACAACCGTTCTCTGGACGTGTTCTTCGGCCGCGAAACCGCTCGCATGGTTGTTCGCCAGCCGCTGGAGCTGACCGAGACCGTCGAGAAGTTCGACATCTACGTCACCGTCGCCGGTGGTGGTGTCAGCGGTCAAGCCGGTGCGATCCGTCACGGTATCACCCGCGCTCTGATGGAATACGACGAAACCCTGCGTGGCGCTCTGCGTCGTGCTGGCTACGTCACCCGCGACGCTCGTGAAGTCGAGCGTAAGAAAGTGGGTCTGCGTAAAGCGCGTAAGCGTCCTCAGTACTCCAAGCGTTAA
- a CDS encoding YraN family protein has product MADASPTSAGNSAENHALGYLQGQGLQLLARNWRCKGGELDLVMLDADTVVFVEVRYRLHASFGGALGSIDGRKQKRLVLAASLFLQKEPRWAEHPCRFDVVALQGSHHAGQPLQWLKNAFEC; this is encoded by the coding sequence ATGGCAGATGCATCGCCTACCAGTGCCGGCAACAGCGCGGAAAACCATGCCCTTGGATACCTCCAGGGGCAGGGCCTGCAACTGCTGGCACGCAATTGGCGATGCAAAGGCGGCGAGCTTGATCTGGTCATGCTCGACGCCGATACAGTAGTATTCGTCGAAGTCCGCTATCGGCTACACGCGAGCTTCGGCGGCGCCCTCGGCAGTATCGACGGGCGCAAGCAGAAAAGGCTGGTGCTTGCCGCCAGCCTTTTTCTACAAAAGGAGCCCCGTTGGGCCGAACACCCCTGCCGCTTCGACGTAGTCGCCCTGCAGGGCAGCCACCACGCAGGCCAACCGCTTCAATGGTTGAAAAACGCCTTCGAATGCTGA
- a CDS encoding cytochrome c1, giving the protein MKKLIAVFLLAVMPAFAFAAEQGLELDKVDVDLTDKAAMQDGARTFANYCMGCHSAKFQRYERVADDLDIPHELMLEKLVFTGAKIGDHMKIGMQPSDAKTWFGAAPPDLTLVARVRGNDWLYTYLRSFYEDKSRPYGVNNKVFPNVGMPNVLVGLQGNQVIGCKQVQSVVDGKKQFDPLTGTPLTHEACDQLTITPNSGTLTTEQFDEKVKNLVTFLAYSANPVKLESQRIGTYVLLFLAFFFVFAYLLKREYWKDVH; this is encoded by the coding sequence ATGAAAAAGTTGATTGCAGTTTTTCTGCTGGCAGTGATGCCTGCCTTCGCCTTCGCTGCCGAGCAGGGTCTGGAGCTGGACAAGGTCGATGTCGATCTCACCGACAAGGCCGCAATGCAAGACGGTGCACGCACCTTCGCCAACTATTGCATGGGCTGTCACAGTGCCAAGTTCCAGCGCTACGAGCGCGTGGCCGATGACCTGGATATCCCCCATGAGCTGATGCTCGAGAAACTGGTGTTCACCGGCGCCAAGATCGGCGACCACATGAAGATCGGCATGCAGCCGAGCGATGCCAAGACCTGGTTCGGTGCGGCACCGCCCGACCTCACCCTGGTGGCGCGGGTGCGCGGCAACGATTGGCTGTACACCTACCTGCGCAGCTTCTACGAGGACAAGTCGCGGCCTTACGGGGTGAACAACAAGGTCTTCCCCAACGTCGGCATGCCCAACGTGCTGGTAGGCTTGCAGGGTAACCAGGTAATTGGTTGCAAGCAGGTGCAGAGCGTGGTCGATGGCAAGAAGCAATTCGACCCGTTGACCGGCACGCCGCTCACCCATGAAGCCTGCGACCAGCTGACCATCACGCCGAATTCCGGTACCCTGACGACCGAGCAGTTCGACGAGAAGGTCAAGAACCTGGTGACCTTCCTGGCCTATTCGGCCAACCCGGTCAAACTGGAAAGCCAGCGCATCGGTACCTACGTGTTGCTGTTCCTGGCTTTCTTCTTCGTGTTCGCCTACTTGCTCAAGCGCGAATACTGGAAGGACGTGCACTGA
- a CDS encoding cytochrome b translates to MSKFMDWVDARFPATKMWEDHLSKYYAPKNFNFLYFFGSLALLVLVNQIVTGVWLTMSFTPSAEEAFASVEYIMRDVEYGWILRYLHSTGASAFFIVVYLHMFRGLLYGSYQKPRELVWLFGMLIYLALMAEAFMGYLLPWGQMSYWGAQVIISLFGAIPVIGDDLTQWIRGDYLISGITLNRFFALHVVALPIVILGLVVLHILALHEVGSNNPDGVDIKKKKDENGIPLDGIPFHPYYTVKDIVGVVVFLFVFCAVVFFFPEMGGYFLEKPNFEQANAFKTPEHIAPVWYFTPFYAILRAVPDKLMGVIAMGAAIAVLFVLPWLDRSPVRSMRYKGWLSKLFLLVFCVAFVILGVLGVLAPTPGRTLLSQVCTVLYFAYFLLMPFYTRLEKTKPVPERVTG, encoded by the coding sequence ATGAGCAAGTTCATGGACTGGGTCGATGCGCGCTTCCCCGCCACCAAGATGTGGGAAGATCACCTGAGCAAGTACTACGCGCCGAAAAACTTCAACTTCCTGTACTTCTTCGGCTCCCTGGCACTGCTGGTGCTGGTGAACCAGATCGTCACCGGTGTCTGGTTGACCATGAGCTTCACGCCGTCGGCCGAAGAGGCCTTCGCCTCGGTCGAGTACATCATGCGCGACGTGGAGTACGGCTGGATCCTGCGCTACCTGCACTCTACCGGTGCGTCGGCATTCTTCATCGTCGTCTACCTGCACATGTTCCGTGGCCTGCTCTACGGCTCCTACCAGAAGCCGCGTGAGCTGGTCTGGCTGTTCGGCATGCTGATCTACCTGGCGTTGATGGCCGAAGCCTTCATGGGTTACCTGCTGCCTTGGGGCCAGATGTCGTACTGGGGCGCCCAGGTGATCATCTCGTTGTTCGGCGCCATCCCGGTGATCGGCGATGACCTGACGCAGTGGATCCGCGGTGACTACCTGATTTCCGGCATCACCCTCAACCGCTTCTTCGCCCTCCATGTGGTGGCGCTGCCGATCGTGATCCTTGGCCTGGTGGTGCTGCACATCCTAGCCTTGCACGAGGTGGGGTCGAACAACCCCGATGGCGTCGACATCAAGAAGAAAAAGGACGAAAACGGCATTCCCCTCGACGGTATTCCGTTCCACCCGTACTACACCGTCAAGGATATCGTCGGTGTCGTGGTGTTCCTCTTCGTGTTCTGCGCGGTCGTGTTCTTCTTCCCGGAAATGGGCGGCTACTTCCTCGAAAAACCCAACTTCGAGCAGGCCAACGCGTTCAAGACACCTGAGCACATCGCCCCGGTCTGGTACTTCACGCCGTTCTACGCGATCTTGCGGGCGGTGCCGGACAAGCTGATGGGCGTCATCGCCATGGGGGCGGCCATCGCCGTGCTGTTCGTGTTGCCCTGGCTCGACCGCAGTCCGGTGCGCTCGATGCGCTACAAGGGCTGGCTGAGCAAGCTCTTCCTGCTGGTGTTCTGCGTGGCCTTCGTCATCCTCGGCGTGCTTGGCGTACTGGCGCCAACCCCTGGGCGTACCTTGTTGTCGCAGGTCTGTACGGTGCTGTACTTCGCCTACTTCCTGCTGATGCCGTTCTACACAAGGCTCGAGAAGACCAAACCGGTTCCGGAAAGGGTGACTGGCTGA
- a CDS encoding penicillin-binding protein activator yields MIACLRLFTALCFAALLAACASSPSSSLGELPRTPDASIEQLLDKAANSKSAEDAALLRLSAADLAYKQKDFPRAAGILQQVPLDTLKPAQQVFASTLAAELAMSRNQPKAALSALSHPSLARVGELPEAQQARTYSVHAAALEADGQALAAAQQRVLLAPLLSDQAASANDDSIWALVASLPAEQLQQPASDATLAGWTSLALAVKSAGTLEQQQAAIDTWRAQHPDHPAAKQLPTALVKLKELASQPLTKIALLLPQEGPLANVARALRDGFMAAHFQAQQSGQPAPAVQVFDSSRISSLDDFYRQAQAAGVQLVVGPLEKPLVKKLAAYPQLPITTLALNYAEAGQKAPPQLFQFGLAAEDEAREVSRRARADGMVRAVALVPSGEWGDRVLAAFRQDWEGNGGTLLAAERIAQPVALAQQIADLFQLRQSEARAKSLQSTVGGNLSAQPSRRQDIDFIFLAATPQQAQQIKPTLNFQYAGDVPVYATSNLYSASGDVNQYNDMNGIRFCETPWLLDTNNSLRQQVVQQWPQAAGSLGRLYAMGVDAYSLAPRLDQLKALPDNRVQGLSGSLSINPGQRIERQLPWAEFSGGQVKRLPDTPR; encoded by the coding sequence ATGATCGCTTGCCTGCGGCTGTTCACAGCCCTCTGCTTCGCTGCCCTGCTCGCAGCCTGCGCCAGCTCGCCCTCATCCAGCCTGGGCGAACTGCCACGCACCCCGGATGCCAGCATCGAACAGCTGCTCGACAAGGCGGCCAACAGCAAGTCCGCCGAGGATGCCGCGCTGCTGCGCCTGAGCGCCGCGGATCTCGCCTACAAGCAGAAAGACTTCCCCCGCGCCGCAGGCATTCTCCAGCAGGTACCGCTGGACACGCTCAAGCCCGCCCAGCAGGTCTTCGCCAGCACCCTGGCAGCGGAACTGGCCATGAGCCGCAACCAGCCCAAGGCGGCCCTGAGCGCCTTGTCGCACCCGAGCCTGGCGCGCGTCGGCGAACTGCCGGAAGCCCAGCAGGCACGCACCTACAGCGTTCACGCTGCCGCCCTCGAAGCCGACGGCCAGGCCCTGGCCGCCGCCCAGCAGCGCGTGCTGCTGGCCCCGCTGCTCAGCGACCAGGCGGCCAGCGCCAACGATGACTCGATCTGGGCCCTGGTCGCCTCGCTGCCGGCCGAGCAACTGCAACAGCCTGCCAGCGATGCAACCCTGGCCGGCTGGACCAGCCTGGCACTGGCAGTGAAAAGCGCCGGCACCCTGGAGCAGCAACAGGCCGCCATCGACACCTGGCGCGCACAGCACCCCGACCACCCAGCCGCCAAGCAACTGCCCACGGCACTGGTCAAGCTCAAGGAACTGGCCAGCCAGCCGCTGACCAAGATCGCCTTGCTGCTGCCCCAGGAAGGCCCGTTGGCCAACGTGGCCCGCGCCCTGCGCGATGGCTTCATGGCGGCGCACTTCCAGGCCCAGCAAAGCGGTCAGCCAGCGCCGGCTGTGCAGGTCTTCGACAGCTCGCGCATCAGCTCGCTGGACGACTTCTACCGCCAGGCGCAGGCCGCCGGCGTGCAACTGGTGGTCGGACCACTGGAAAAACCACTGGTTAAAAAGCTCGCTGCCTACCCACAACTGCCGATCACGACCCTCGCCCTGAACTATGCCGAAGCCGGTCAAAAGGCTCCGCCGCAGTTGTTCCAGTTCGGCCTCGCCGCCGAGGACGAAGCCCGCGAAGTATCCCGCCGCGCCCGCGCCGATGGCATGGTCCGCGCGGTAGCCCTGGTACCAAGCGGCGAATGGGGCGACCGCGTGCTCGCCGCCTTCCGCCAGGACTGGGAAGGCAACGGCGGCACCCTGCTCGCCGCCGAACGCATCGCGCAACCGGTCGCCCTGGCCCAGCAGATCGCCGACCTGTTCCAGCTTCGCCAGAGCGAGGCACGCGCCAAGAGCTTGCAAAGCACCGTAGGTGGCAACCTCTCGGCGCAGCCATCGCGCCGCCAGGACATCGACTTCATCTTCCTCGCCGCCACCCCGCAGCAGGCCCAGCAGATCAAGCCGACCCTGAACTTCCAGTACGCCGGCGACGTGCCGGTCTACGCCACCTCGAACCTGTACAGCGCCAGCGGTGACGTAAACCAGTACAACGACATGAACGGCATCCGCTTCTGCGAAACGCCGTGGCTGCTCGATACCAACAACAGCCTGCGCCAGCAGGTGGTGCAACAGTGGCCTCAAGCTGCCGGCAGCCTGGGCCGCCTGTATGCCATGGGCGTCGATGCCTACAGCCTGGCGCCACGCCTGGACCAGCTCAAGGCACTGCCTGACAACCGCGTGCAGGGCCTGTCCGGCAGCCTGAGCATCAACCCCGGCCAGCGCATCGAGCGCCAGCTGCCATGGGCCGAGTTCTCCGGCGGCCAGGTCAAGCGCCTGCCCGATACCCCCCGCTGA
- a CDS encoding ClpXP protease specificity-enhancing factor: MNSSRPYLVRALYEWIVDNDCTPHMLVNAEYPAVQVPQGFASDGQIVLNISPSAVRSLHMDNEAVSFEGRFGGVAHSLYVPAGAILGIYARENGQGMVFELEPPVMEDEELEDEGVEPDDDGPPTGGGQPPRPSGRPSLKVVK; encoded by the coding sequence ATGAACTCCAGTCGCCCCTATCTGGTTCGAGCACTGTACGAGTGGATCGTCGACAACGATTGCACCCCTCATATGCTGGTCAACGCCGAATACCCGGCGGTCCAGGTACCCCAGGGTTTCGCCAGTGATGGCCAGATCGTCCTGAATATCTCGCCCAGCGCCGTGCGCAGCCTGCACATGGATAACGAGGCAGTGAGCTTCGAGGGCCGCTTCGGTGGCGTCGCCCACTCGCTGTACGTGCCAGCCGGCGCCATTCTCGGCATCTATGCCCGGGAGAATGGCCAGGGCATGGTGTTCGAGCTCGAGCCGCCAGTGATGGAGGATGAAGAACTCGAAGACGAAGGTGTCGAGCCGGATGACGATGGCCCGCCCACTGGTGGCGGGCAGCCGCCGCGCCCTAGCGGTCGGCCTAGCCTGAAAGTGGTCAAGTAA
- a CDS encoding phosphoheptose isomerase yields the protein MDMQSRIRRLFQASIDTKQQAMDILAPHIEQASLVMVNALLNEGKMLACGNGGSAGDAQHFSSELLNRFERERPSLPAIALTTDSSTLTSIANDYSYNEVFSKQIRALGQPGDVLLAISTSGNSANVIQAIQAAHDREMIVVAMTGRDGGGMASLLLPEDVEIRVPSTVTARIQEVHLLAIHCLCDLIDSQLFGSEE from the coding sequence ATGGACATGCAATCCCGAATTCGCCGGCTGTTCCAGGCCAGCATCGATACCAAGCAACAGGCGATGGACATCCTGGCACCGCACATCGAGCAGGCCAGCCTGGTCATGGTCAACGCCCTGCTCAACGAGGGCAAGATGCTTGCCTGTGGCAACGGCGGCTCGGCCGGCGACGCCCAGCACTTCTCGTCCGAGCTGCTCAACCGCTTCGAGCGTGAGCGCCCGAGCCTGCCCGCCATCGCGCTGACCACCGACAGCTCGACGCTGACCTCGATCGCCAACGACTACAGCTACAACGAAGTCTTTTCCAAGCAGATCCGCGCCCTGGGCCAGCCTGGCGACGTGCTGCTGGCGATTTCCACCAGCGGTAACTCGGCCAACGTGATTCAAGCGATCCAGGCGGCACATGATCGCGAAATGATTGTCGTAGCTATGACTGGACGTGACGGTGGCGGCATGGCCTCGCTTCTGCTGCCCGAGGACGTGGAGATCCGCGTTCCTTCGACCGTGACCGCACGCATCCAGGAAGTCCACCTGCTGGCGATCCACTGCCTATGCGACCTGATCGACAGCCAACTGTTCGGGAGTGAAGAATGA
- a CDS encoding glutathione S-transferase N-terminal domain-containing protein: MGATNRLACYSDPADHYSHRVRLVLAEKGIGVQIIDVDPARLPPKLIEANPYGSVPTLVDRDLALYESTVVMEYLEERYPHPPLMPVYPVARGNSRLLIHRIQRDWCALADIVLDSRSSEAARADARKALRESLTGVSPVFAEFACFMSDEQSLVDCCLLPILWRLPLLGIELPRQAKPLLEYMERQFAREPFQASLSSAEREMRKL; the protein is encoded by the coding sequence ATGGGCGCGACCAACAGGTTAGCCTGCTATTCCGATCCCGCCGATCACTATTCTCATCGCGTGCGCCTGGTGCTCGCCGAGAAAGGCATCGGCGTGCAGATCATCGACGTCGACCCCGCTCGCCTGCCGCCCAAGCTGATCGAAGCGAACCCCTATGGCAGCGTGCCGACCCTGGTCGACCGCGACCTGGCGTTGTATGAATCGACCGTGGTAATGGAATACCTCGAGGAGCGTTATCCGCACCCTCCGTTGATGCCGGTGTATCCGGTGGCGCGCGGCAACAGCCGCTTGCTGATCCACCGCATCCAGCGCGACTGGTGCGCGCTGGCGGACATCGTGCTCGACTCGCGTAGTTCCGAGGCGGCCCGTGCCGATGCACGCAAGGCGTTGCGCGAGAGCCTGACCGGCGTTTCCCCGGTGTTCGCCGAGTTCGCCTGCTTCATGAGCGATGAGCAAAGCCTGGTCGATTGTTGTCTATTGCCCATATTATGGCGTTTGCCATTATTGGGTATCGAGTTGCCGCGGCAAGCCAAGCCGCTGCTGGAATACATGGAGCGACAGTTCGCCCGCGAGCCTTTCCAGGCGAGCCTGTCCTCCGCAGAGCGTGAAATGCGCAAGCTTTAA
- the petA gene encoding ubiquinol-cytochrome c reductase iron-sulfur subunit — protein MSNDGVNTGRRRFLVAATSVVGAAGAVGAAVPFVGSWFPSAKAKAAGAPVKVNVAKVEPGQQMVAEWRGQPVFIVRRTEEILGNLKKITGELSDPESKASVQPTYVDPQVRSIKPEILILVGLCTHLGCSPTFRPEVAPADLGPKWVGGYFCPCHGSHYDLAGRVYKSQPAPLNLPVPPHSYESDDIIVIGVDQENA, from the coding sequence ATGAGCAATGACGGCGTCAACACAGGCCGGCGCCGCTTCCTCGTAGCCGCGACATCCGTGGTCGGGGCGGCGGGGGCAGTGGGGGCTGCGGTACCGTTCGTGGGGTCATGGTTTCCCAGTGCCAAGGCAAAGGCTGCCGGCGCACCGGTGAAGGTCAATGTCGCCAAGGTCGAACCCGGGCAGCAGATGGTGGCCGAATGGCGTGGCCAGCCGGTGTTCATCGTGCGGCGAACGGAAGAGATCCTGGGCAACCTCAAGAAGATCACTGGCGAGCTCTCCGACCCCGAATCCAAGGCGTCCGTGCAGCCGACCTATGTCGACCCGCAGGTGCGCTCGATCAAGCCGGAAATCCTCATCCTCGTCGGTCTCTGTACCCACCTTGGCTGCTCGCCCACCTTCCGTCCGGAGGTGGCGCCTGCCGACCTCGGTCCAAAGTGGGTCGGCGGTTATTTCTGTCCTTGCCATGGTTCCCACTACGACCTCGCGGGGCGTGTCTACAAGTCTCAGCCGGCACCGCTCAACCTGCCGGTGCCGCCGCATTCGTACGAGTCTGACGACATCATCGTCATCGGCGTCGATCAGGAGAACGCATGA
- the rsmH gene encoding 16S rRNA (cytosine(1402)-N(4))-methyltransferase RsmH encodes MTIDSGFNHITVLLDEAVEALALRADGCYLDGTFGRGGHSRLILSKLGPQGRLLGFDKDPQAIATGQALAAEDGRFVIVQRSFAELGDEVAARGLSGKVSGVLLDLGVSSPQLDDPERGFSFLNDGPLDMRMNPDQGISAAEFIATAPVEEIARVFKEYGEERFAGRMARAVVERRETQPFTRTADLAEVLKVANPAWEKGKNPATRAFQGLRIHVNNELGDLEAGLEAALDALEVGGRLAVISFHSLEDRIVKLFMRKLVKGEADNLPRNLPVQHKVFEPKVRLIGKAQFASDAELKANPRARSAVMRVAEKLR; translated from the coding sequence GTGACCATAGATAGCGGCTTCAACCACATCACCGTCCTGCTCGACGAAGCTGTCGAGGCATTGGCCCTGCGCGCCGACGGTTGCTATCTGGACGGCACCTTCGGGCGTGGCGGACACAGCCGGCTGATCCTCAGCAAGCTCGGGCCGCAAGGGCGGCTGCTGGGGTTCGATAAGGATCCTCAAGCGATTGCCACCGGGCAAGCGCTGGCGGCCGAAGACGGCCGCTTTGTCATTGTGCAGCGCAGCTTTGCCGAGCTCGGCGATGAAGTGGCCGCGCGCGGCCTGAGCGGCAAGGTCAGCGGTGTGCTGCTCGACCTGGGCGTGTCGTCGCCGCAGCTCGACGACCCTGAGCGTGGGTTCAGTTTCCTCAATGACGGCCCGCTGGACATGCGCATGAACCCCGACCAGGGCATCAGCGCCGCCGAGTTCATTGCCACGGCGCCGGTCGAGGAAATCGCCCGGGTCTTCAAGGAATACGGCGAAGAGCGTTTTGCCGGGCGCATGGCACGTGCCGTGGTCGAGCGCCGCGAGACCCAGCCGTTCACCCGTACGGCCGACCTGGCCGAAGTGCTCAAGGTCGCCAACCCGGCCTGGGAAAAAGGCAAGAACCCTGCCACCCGCGCCTTCCAGGGCCTGCGTATCCACGTCAACAATGAGCTGGGCGACCTCGAGGCTGGCCTCGAAGCCGCACTCGACGCGCTGGAAGTGGGCGGCCGCCTGGCGGTGATCAGCTTCCACTCGCTGGAAGACCGCATCGTCAAGTTGTTCATGCGCAAACTGGTCAAGGGCGAAGCCGACAATCTGCCGCGCAACCTGCCAGTGCAGCACAAGGTCTTCGAGCCAAAAGTCCGCCTCATCGGCAAGGCGCAGTTCGCCTCCGACGCCGAACTCAAGGCCAATCCGCGGGCGCGCAGCGCCGTCATGCGGGTGGCGGAGAAACTTCGGTGA
- a CDS encoding BON domain-containing protein gives MIPKRLGLMALTLCLSVTGCSSVLTSTRNSPIEDDRGTRTIGSKIDDSLIETKASVNIAKASPDLDKGSHIVVSSYNGIVLLAGQTPRADLKSLAEQTASQVQRVKKVHNELQVMQPSSILARNNDAWLTTKIKTQMLTDNAVPSSRIKVITENGIVYLLGLVTQQEANSATAVVQGVSGVQKIVKLFEYID, from the coding sequence ATGATCCCCAAGCGCCTCGGCCTGATGGCCCTGACCCTGTGCCTGAGCGTTACCGGCTGCAGCTCGGTACTGACCTCGACCCGCAACTCGCCGATCGAGGATGATCGCGGCACGCGCACCATCGGCAGCAAGATCGACGACTCGTTGATCGAAACCAAGGCCTCGGTGAACATCGCCAAGGCCAGCCCCGACCTGGACAAGGGCTCGCACATCGTCGTCAGCAGCTACAACGGCATCGTCCTGCTTGCCGGACAGACGCCGCGCGCCGACCTCAAGAGCCTGGCCGAGCAGACCGCCAGCCAGGTGCAGCGGGTCAAGAAGGTGCACAACGAGCTGCAGGTGATGCAGCCCTCCTCCATCCTGGCACGTAACAACGACGCCTGGCTGACCACCAAGATCAAGACCCAAATGCTGACCGACAACGCCGTGCCCAGCTCGCGCATCAAGGTCATCACCGAGAACGGTATCGTCTATCTGCTGGGCCTGGTGACCCAACAGGAGGCCAACTCGGCCACTGCCGTGGTGCAAGGCGTGTCGGGCGTGCAGAAGATCGTCAAGCTGTTCGAGTATATCGACTGA